The Chlorocebus sabaeus isolate Y175 chromosome 20, mChlSab1.0.hap1, whole genome shotgun sequence genomic sequence AGGGTGACAAGGGACAAGTGGAACGGACAGTCCGACGCCAGCGACCCGGCTGGCTGGGGCGCCCCGACCGCGCGGTCCTCACCCCTGCCCCAACTTTCCCGCACGCCGAGGGCTGGGGCCTGTGGAGGCGGGCGGCTCGGAAGCGCAACGCTCCGGGAGCCCCCAGTGCTGAGGGCCGCACTCGCTTGGCTCCTCTGCCGCGCGCGGGTGCCGAGAACTCCCGCCCCACCGCGCACTCACCGGCTGCCCCAGCCCTCGGCCCCGCGCGCAGCAGCTCGCCCTCTGGGCCGCCCGCGCGCAGTCTCGAGGCCCGCCGCGTGCCAGGCAGCAGCCAGCGCCGCGCCCCCCGCCGCCGCGTGACCGGCCCCGCCCCCGGGCCGCGCGATTGGCTGTTGGGGCCGACTCCGCGGGCCTCCATTGGTCCTGGGGCGGGGCGCGAGCCGGGGCGCCCGGGTTATATAAGCCAGGGCGAGGGGGCGGGGGCCCCCGGGGCGCGTTACATAACGCGCGGGCTCGGGCGGAGTCCGGCCTCGGCCAATCCCGGCAGGCCGGCGGGCGGGCAGGGGGCGGGGTGGCCCTGAGAGGCCTCAGGCCTGTGCCGCGCGACTGGAGTGTCCGGCCCCCTGGCACGGCGCCGGGGCGCAGCCGCTAAAGCAAGCGCAGAAATGATAGGGCCAGGAAGCTGCCAGCCACGCGGGGGCGGGACCCGGGCTCTGTGGGGCGGGGCGGGTCCGGCCCAACCTCCACGTGAGAGGCgagtggggaaggagaggggagtgAAAGGTGGGGGCAGAGAGGGGCGAGAGGCGGGGGCGTGGGATGCTTGAGTCCGGTCAGGGGGAAGCTGGAAAGGGGGACGGATGGGGGCGAGAGGCGGGGACTGGGGGCAGATGGGAGCTGGGGAGTCGAGAGACGTGGGGGGCGGAGGCAGGAGCGGGGGGTGGGGGCGAGGGTGTCGAGGGCAGGcagaagggggagggagaggcggGGACTAGGGGCGGGCAGGGGCAGCCCGGGCCAGTTCTCTGGGGTCGGGTCCTAGAGTTTGTAGGTGGCTCTCCGCTGCCCGAGCGGGTGTGGGAAGGAGCCCAGGGTGGGGCTGGCTGCTGGCAGCGGATCTCGTCGTGCTTTGGGCGTCTTCCCGGGTTCCCACGGTTTTCACCGCCCGTGACCTACCGAGCCCACCCCAACCGCCCCCATCCCTCGCTCACTCTTTAGGTGAATCGGGTGGACTTGGAGGAACCAGGCCGTAAAGCAGCCCTGGTAAAAGCCCATCCGATTtttagaaacagatttttttctttttagacagggttttgctctgtcgcccaggctatagtgcagtggcgcgatctcggctcactgtaacctccctcttctgggctcaagccagtctcctgcttcagcctcccgagtagctggaactacaggtgcggccaccacacctaatttttgtgtttttggtaacgCTggtctgtgttggccaggctggtttcaaacgcctgagctccagtgatgtgctggcctcggtctcccaaaatgttggaattactggcgtgagccactgcaccggtcCAGAAACAGAATTTTGACGCTGGAACTTAAAACATTTCTCTGGACTTCCTAAAATTAGATTCATTTGGCAACTGGAGGAAGACAAATGTAAAAGACACTTTCAGAAAAGGAAGGTGTaaagccctttaaaaaaaaagtctgaaagctCAGTTTAGATTGTATCTCAACACGTCAGAAATGAAAGGTACAGAGCAGAGTGCCGCCCCTCTCTGCTGCCTGGTACAGAAACAATATTcagtatttgttggatgaatgaaatTGTATGCAAAGGAAGCGGGGAAAAGTGAAGTGGGTGAGTGTTCATGTTAGGTGTTGAATAAACCACCTTATCCTTCCAAGCGGTACTCTAGGTTGACTTGCTCTCCTCCGAAGGTGGGTTTTGTCAAACTGCATTCGTTCAGCATTTATTGTGTGCAGATCTGGGTAGGGACGCTTGGAATCCCAGGAGATAGAAGAGTGGACCAAAGTCCCTGCCACCCACGGAGTTGACGTTTTATTGagaaagacaaacaaccccataaaTAAGTTCATAAAACTTAAAGGGATGTGTAGAAAACAAGCTACTGGAAGAGTAACTGGGAGAGAGGTGGAGGGGGGAGGCCAGAGCCTCCCGAGATCAGCGAGGCAGGCCTCTGGGAAGGCGGATTTCAACCTGAGATGAGAGGCGCCTGCCGCGGATGGGGGAAGTAGACCCTGCACAGCTGAAAGTACCTGCAAAAGACCTTTGGAAAGAAGTTTGCTGATGAGAAACCGAAACAAACTATCAGGTCTCTTTCTCCCTCAGGGCTTTCTTGCCTGTTTTCATTCATAGCTTAACTCTGGCCTTCAAGCCACACCCTGATGTTGAAAGTGTCAAGGGCACAAGTCTCTCCAGTGTCAACAGCTAGCTATACTTTGGCGAAGTACTTTGCTTGGAGAAGAGAGAGCTGGAGAGTGTGTGAGATGAGGTTGGAAAGTTAGAAAGAACCAGACCATGGTGGGACCTGTAATTCGGGAAAGGGACTTGGATTTTCCTATTGTGAACATAAGCAAAAGTCCTCTTCCACCCCATTATATTGTTTCCTAGGGGTTCTAGAGTAGAATGGAAATACATTCATGGGGAAAATATCTACATGAACAAAACAGAGCCATGTGTCTGGGGATGTCCCTCACCCATCCAGACTTATCCCAGGGTCCATGTCAGCAGCCATCTATTCTACCACATACATGGTCAGCTTGCACATCCCTTTTGAAAGACCATCTATTTAGGGAACTCCAAAGCCAAATCCTGAATTTTAGTAATTGTGTAAAAgccagtttcctcttctatactAAAAAGCACTTCTCAGAAGGGGAGTGGTTTGCTTCTCTTCACTGGGGTAAGGGGAAATGCTGGGTACTAAAAGGTAGAGTACCTAGAGAGGGGCTGGTGAGAAAAGGGGAGAGAGTTTCAGAGCTTCTAAGGGACAGGTATGGGGAGCAGCAAGGAATGGCAGTTTCAGGACCTGGATCAGGTGCAGCTAGTCCTCTACAAGAAACACAGGTGCCACAATCATGTTTATAAACACTTTATTTAGGTCACTACAGTGGGTAAGTTCCCAGCTAAGTGCACAGAGACAAGCGAGGTATTTCTGGGTTAATGCAGGAGCCAGTGGGTTACATGGGTCTGAGCTCTGTGGCCAAGGGGCGAGCACCAAGGTTTCAGAGTCACACCCGGCCAGAGATCCTGCGCTGAAGGTGGGCTAGTGTCCTAACACTGCCAGCTGCTTGCTTCTCACAGCTAGCCACACTGCAAGGCATGTCTTCAAAAGTAAATCGTTTCAGCGATGTTAAGGGAACAGATGTTAAAGAAATGGAAGTTGTGTCCTGGTGCGCCTCAGCTGTTGCTGCTTTATAAGTCTTAATAGCATGTGAACAAGAGTTTTAGAATATTCCAGTAACAATGAGCCACAGAGCAATAAAGTCTGTGTCTTTCTCCCTCAGTGCCTCCTTGCCTGTTTTCTTTCATATCTGAATTCCCATCTTTAAGCTATGATGTTGAGTCTCATGTATAGAAGAAAAGTTTCTCCGATGACAAAGTTTCTTTGGCGACAACAGCTACTTCcagcattcccaccaacagcattcTCTGCAGTTGATGGTATCAAAGCAAAGGTCTCTGGTTGGCTACTCTCTGTGAAAAGAGTCGTTCGTTCACCCCTGACCAATGCCTAATTGCAGgcataatttagaaaactgatTTAGGAAGCAGATGTGACTACAAATAGGAAACAAACTCCAAAAAGTTATCGTTTATCTTCATATTTGGGCCAGATAATGATCAAGTTCACAGGTGGTCTTACTTGAGGCTACAGAATTGTTGCTTGCATAATTATCAGAAACATGTTGGAGTCCACAGCTGATAATCTGCCAACTGCTGGGTAAAACTCTTCTGTCCATAGGAATGAGACGGTCAGAGTCTACCTCACACCTTCCCTAACCCCCATGCAGAATACTGAATCAGAAGAGGAGCCACACTGTCTACAGCctttcaaaaggaagaaaggcCTGTTAAGATGTACAAGTTTCATACACAATGTAATGATTTTAATTCTGAAGGGGCACCTTGAGTTCCATTTGGCAGGTTTCTGAATTTAACTATCAGGAATACACTTAAGGCCATTTTATCGGCATTTAACTTTTTGGCAAAATAGAAGCTTTGGTCATAGCCATAgttctataaaatttttttaaaggaggttaTTTATGATTAAACAACATTTTTAGCAAGTGAtacataacaataacaacaaagtaAACATCTTCAAATCTAATGCAAGAGCAAAAGCTCTTCACCAGCATCTTATCTTAAATACAGCGAGAGTCAGTAGTGCTTACAAAAAGTAGAGGGTTCTCTTCTAGGGAAtcagaaaattatcaaaataaggCACAGCCTGTTGTTATCACAGATTTGTGTTAGGCAGTAGTGTTTTTTTCTGGAAGGCACAAGTTGGAAATCTGATTAcccaaagttttaaaatgtggttcTGAAAATAATGCCGAATGACAAGGGTAACTAACTGGGAGCAATGGCAATTAATTAGTGACAACATTACATCTAGATTATAGCACTCTGGAACTTAAGAAGGCCTCTTCATCAGCCCATACGTAAATCTGTAAAGGCACTGTGCAAAATGTGGACGGGGCTGGCCTTACTTCTAATTTGGAGTgcatattaaaaaacaaaggcaCGTTTCCTAGAAATTCAACTTTtaactaacacacacacaaaaaaacattttagagaTAACAGTAGGTAAGCTTGATAATATAGCAGGTTCTAAGTCAAAAGTCTTGAAGAGGTTTCTTGAACAGCAGTTTTGAGTTCCGCTGGTTCTtcatgaagagacaacccacactAAGAAGGAGAGACGCAAAAAGGCAGGGGAAACAGCAGGTTAGTCTCTCAGTGCGAATCCCAAGCCAACATCCAATGCTGTGGTCTAAATGTGATCAGAAATTAGACTGGGCTGATTTCCTACTACTGGCTTCTCTCCATTCTACAGAGGGCTAGAGGAAGGAGACTAGAGTCAAAAGGATCCAAGTAACTGTACCTTCCCGCTAAAAGGAAACATCCACTAACATCCATCAATCAATGAAAGAAGTCATGTTTCGTTTCTCATATACTGGGCTACAGATGGCAATCAGTTGTttgaatattatataataatagttgtatgtgtgtgtttgtgtatacatatatattatttatatagctattatttttattattatatgctAGGCACCAACGtaagcaatttttatttattattattattttttttgagacagagtcttgctctgttgcccaggctggagtgtagtggcacaatctcggctcactgcaagctccgcctcccgggttcacgccattctcctgcctcagcctcccgagtagctgggactacaggtgcctgccaccatgcctggctaattttttgtatttttagtacagacggggtttcaccatgttagccaggatggttcaatctcctgacctcatgatccgcccgccttggccttccaaagtgctgggattacaggtgtaagccacaaggcccagccaatttttatatatttaccagATCTGTCCTTTAACAAGCAAACaagcaggtactattattatccccattttacaaatgaggaaactgaaacccagagatATTAAATTGTTTGTCCACAGCCATACAGCTGGATGGTGGTGGAACCAGGATGGATCACAGTTACTCCATGCTTTTAACCACTACGTTACATAAAAGTAAACgtgataaaaatatattcagagaaaagaagtggaaatgaataaattttcccTAACTTCAAAGGATTAATGTTTATATCAAATATCAAGACTTAAAACTCAAATacctaaaacatttattaaagaaaactgaaaaccttGGAATAAATgaacctttcttttatttttttttgagaaaagatctcactgtgtcacctagtctacagtgcagtggcatgatcatggctcactgcagcctcgaattcctgggctcaaacaatccgcctgtctcagcctcctgagtagctgggacttacaggtgtacactaccatgcctggttaattattAACAATTGTTTGTAAagatgctatgttgcccaggctggtctcgaactcctggcctcccaaagctttgggattacaggtatgagtcaccacgcctagccaaaACTAACATTTCGGAGGGAAATTTTAATCTGAGTTCTTGTACACAAAATCAATGGTCTGTGAACACATGGAGAAGACTTTTCCAATCAGTTTAGAGAAGGGTAACTCaccgatgatgatgatgatgaagataacCAGAACAGTAATCCCGATTGCCCACATCTGTAACAAAACATATATCcatatcacatttcaaatgcaGACATAACGTGCTTGTTGAAGAGTATCATATAATATTCGTCTAGTCACTGAAAGGGAAATTCAGGTGCATACAGTCTGGAAGAATTCATAATTTCTAAAGCCTAAATTAAATGTTCTCAATTAGGGCCTGAAGGTAactttcctgctttttaaaagatgttcaaaTGATGTGTGGCCTCTAGCTAGGCATTTGTTTGTGTATACAAGTTTTCCACATATGGAAAGGCTGCTCAGCTTGCGCTGTGTCTCAAAGTGTCACTTGTAAACAAGGCAGAGGACAGGATACATCTGGATCTGGTCGCAGCACGCTGACTCGCTGACTGTATAAAATCTGCTTTGGCTCATGCTCCTGGGCGGGCTGCTTTCTACTCTTCTGTTGGGCACACTGTGGCTTTCTAGCATTTCTTTCCCTTGACCTTGGAACCATTCACAGAACTACACGAAAACTAACCAATCCCAGCCCTCTCCTATGTGTTTGGGGCCCTGCTGGGGTAGAGGGTTGGGAGGGGCTGATGACTGTGAGTGATTTTGGATATTCTTGTTCTACGTGCATCTTCTGAAGATCAGCCACAACACATAGAGGATTCCTAGTGTGAGGCTAGGAAAGGGCATGCAGTCAGTGTTTCAGATTCACAGCGGACCCACAGTTCCATGTGGAGGAAATCACCCACCTCCCAGAGTCATGAAAGTCCATTATCTGTAGCCTGTTAATTCTCTGAGAATGGAGAAGGGGGCTTAAATGTAAAGGTGAGTTAAAAGATAATTACCTTGCAATTCTTCCACCAATATTTCCTCTTCAACTTGGCTGCGCTCGTTTCAAATTGAGAAGCGCCTGCCTGCAGTGCATCTGCACGGTCGTCTAACTCAGAGAGCTTCTGGTCTCTTTCCAGAACCTTGTCCACGTTAACTCGCATTATGTCCACCACCTAGATGAGTGTGATCACAACAAGTAATGCACAAAGAACGGAGGAattgggccaggtatggtggctcacgcctgtaatcccagcactttggaaagccgaggtgggtggatcacctgtggtcaggagttcgagaccaacctggccaacaaggtgaaaccctgtctcagtaCTAAGAGtataagaaaattagccgggcgtggtgctgggtgcttgtaatcccaactattcaggaggctaagacaggagactcacttgaacccagagggtggaggttgcagtgggtgagattgcgccattgcacttcgacctgggcgacagagtgagactccgtct encodes the following:
- the VAMP3 gene encoding vesicle-associated membrane protein 3, which translates into the protein MSTGPTAAAGSNRRLQQTQNQVDEVVDIMRVNVDKVLERDQKLSELDDRADALQAGASQFETSAAKLKRKYWWKNCKMWAIGITVLVIFIIIIIVWVVSS